In Myxococcus stipitatus, the following are encoded in one genomic region:
- a CDS encoding response regulator, whose product MERRVLIVESQNDFALSMATVLKSAGYQTAMAATATDAQRELEKRRPDLVVLRAELPDQSGFTLCGQIKKGKWGQNLKVLLLSSDTGVDGLTQHRQTPGAADGYLVIPFEMGELASLSTGIVPPGLDESDASLDAALAGNAPREAPPPMPAIRTNAGGPPKLPKRERRSAMTDEDRAFLDRAFQSIADRKAELLAESRQLKRPPPRRELMGTPEGKIQILRDELKTREAQLARLSEIWSVRERELLSGEDRLHEKDVELQGLKMQVDDLLRRFNEAQQAMLQKEREHGATVDDLLLQKFSAEKDLIEVVASKEKDINLLRKEVHNREDELARRGSELENLRGEYEKLEKHLNVVTLEFEVKEQKLQDTVHGNETEIARLGKRGDDFESELGRTVSERDQRYAELDGEIQALQERLQQTEQERDTTVRGLETRAAAAEEHGAQADAEITRLNAERDALDARLSQQVADLEADLARTTSEREQLRLDKDAQEADLSQRIEDRDAKISTLDRELAETIARNERTEADLNSSIQQQLERIGELEGEVEAVKAHLADREAELTGEIQALTEAKNALEEDLTGRIEALRIAKDALEEDLTRQLEEVRAAKAEQEADLTGQIQALTSQLEESQRTGDQLQARVASLEDTVAQRESTIEGLQGDVAARDQRISELSGDLEATSQTLSQTQDTLARTEQQLADTQNTLASTEQSLSETRGELEATSQTLAQTQDTLARTEQQLSDTQGTLANTEQTLSETRGELEATSQTLNETQTRLAQTEEALSSTRGELEATSQTLAQTQDTLARTEQQLSQTQATLAQTEGSLAETRGELEATSQTLTQTQNTLEETRDELGTTTAQRDALKLELDETRGALQDTNDALARTTGERDQRTAELKALGEAKDALEQSLTQQIGQLRGDLSETLGNYEAERAAHEKLAAETSATIEALTGERDGLRSELEATSETLAQVQGQLAATRDALSREQQAHTTHRQQAASAQAALEGELNDARNHVEELGEQLTITKHELGARVADVTQLTAQLAQVEDARANLKERLDTLTEESQRREELLENDLATKGKELSDTLRKLTQVTQEKMRQAEVLNREVATRTDQLKAMETKLQTQAADAKRHADGLGQQMAGLNNQFEMAKKALGEREEQLRAAGAQHQKLAQERDGLAGQLQQSEARQQQQAQQTQQERAEAKRASDELAAKLAKAEQRIAQLTQEAQAKAADADAKSKDLQAQLAARAKKVQDLELALENAQGAKARAEKDLAAKVSAAEGKANEAAARLATAQKERKDLEARQLREIEELNTKQKAELERRDAIKTQEVTRLQQSVQEKSKALKVAELELARFKSKSPATPAPVAAKGAKAAPAEDDELARAPQVNQTIPPAAAAPAKAAKPAAKAAPAAKKAAAPAPAPAMLGSDESEPTDRTMVVQLPVTTAPKEDDDWTALVDELDK is encoded by the coding sequence ATGGAGCGCCGCGTCCTCATCGTTGAAAGCCAGAACGACTTCGCCCTCAGCATGGCGACCGTGCTCAAGAGCGCGGGCTACCAGACAGCCATGGCGGCGACGGCCACGGATGCGCAGCGCGAGCTGGAGAAGCGCCGGCCGGATCTCGTCGTCCTCCGCGCCGAGCTTCCTGATCAATCCGGCTTCACGCTCTGCGGGCAGATCAAGAAGGGCAAGTGGGGTCAGAACCTCAAGGTCCTCCTGCTGTCGTCCGACACGGGCGTCGACGGGCTCACGCAGCACCGGCAGACTCCGGGCGCCGCGGATGGCTATCTCGTCATCCCCTTCGAGATGGGCGAGCTCGCCTCGCTCAGCACCGGCATCGTCCCGCCTGGTCTGGATGAGTCGGATGCCTCGCTCGACGCCGCGCTCGCGGGCAACGCGCCCCGCGAAGCGCCTCCGCCGATGCCCGCCATCCGCACCAACGCGGGCGGCCCGCCCAAGCTCCCCAAGCGCGAGCGCCGCAGCGCGATGACGGACGAGGACCGCGCCTTCCTCGACCGCGCGTTCCAGTCCATCGCCGACCGCAAGGCGGAGCTGCTCGCGGAGTCCCGTCAGCTCAAGCGCCCGCCCCCGCGCCGCGAGCTGATGGGCACGCCGGAAGGCAAGATCCAGATCCTCCGCGACGAGCTCAAGACGCGCGAGGCGCAGCTCGCCCGCCTCTCCGAAATCTGGAGTGTGCGCGAGCGCGAACTCCTGTCCGGCGAGGACCGGCTCCACGAGAAGGACGTGGAGCTCCAGGGCCTCAAGATGCAGGTGGACGACCTCTTGCGCCGCTTCAACGAAGCGCAACAGGCCATGCTCCAGAAGGAGCGCGAGCACGGCGCCACCGTCGACGACCTGCTGCTCCAGAAGTTCTCCGCGGAGAAGGACCTCATCGAGGTCGTCGCCTCCAAGGAGAAGGACATCAACCTGCTGCGCAAGGAGGTCCACAACCGCGAAGACGAACTGGCGCGGCGAGGCTCCGAGCTGGAGAACCTGCGCGGCGAGTACGAGAAGCTGGAGAAGCACCTCAACGTCGTCACGCTCGAGTTCGAGGTCAAGGAGCAGAAGCTCCAGGACACCGTCCACGGCAACGAGACCGAGATTGCCCGCCTGGGCAAGCGCGGTGACGACTTCGAGTCGGAGCTGGGCCGCACCGTCAGCGAGCGGGATCAGCGCTACGCCGAGCTGGACGGGGAGATCCAGGCCCTCCAGGAGCGGCTGCAGCAGACCGAGCAGGAGCGCGACACCACCGTTCGTGGGCTCGAGACCCGCGCCGCCGCCGCCGAGGAACACGGCGCGCAAGCCGACGCGGAGATCACCCGGTTGAACGCGGAGCGCGATGCGCTCGACGCGCGGCTCAGCCAGCAAGTGGCGGACCTGGAAGCCGACCTCGCGCGCACCACCAGCGAGCGCGAGCAACTCCGGCTGGACAAGGACGCCCAGGAGGCGGACCTCTCCCAGCGCATCGAGGACCGCGACGCGAAGATCTCGACGCTGGATCGCGAGCTGGCCGAGACCATCGCTCGCAACGAGCGCACCGAGGCGGACCTCAACTCCAGCATCCAGCAGCAGTTGGAGCGCATCGGCGAGCTCGAGGGTGAGGTCGAGGCAGTCAAGGCGCACCTGGCCGACCGCGAGGCCGAACTGACCGGTGAGATCCAAGCGCTCACCGAGGCGAAGAACGCGCTGGAGGAGGACCTCACCGGCCGCATCGAGGCCCTGCGCATCGCCAAGGATGCGCTGGAGGAGGACCTCACCCGGCAGCTCGAGGAAGTGCGCGCGGCGAAGGCGGAGCAGGAAGCCGACCTCACCGGCCAGATTCAAGCCCTCACCTCGCAGCTCGAGGAATCGCAGCGCACGGGAGATCAACTCCAGGCGCGCGTGGCCTCGCTGGAAGACACCGTCGCCCAGCGCGAGTCCACCATCGAGGGGCTCCAGGGCGACGTCGCGGCGAGGGACCAGCGCATCTCCGAGCTGAGCGGAGACCTGGAGGCCACCAGCCAGACCCTCTCTCAGACGCAGGACACCCTCGCGCGCACCGAGCAGCAGCTCGCGGACACGCAGAACACGCTGGCCAGCACGGAGCAGAGCCTCTCCGAGACCCGCGGTGAGCTCGAGGCCACCAGTCAGACGCTCGCGCAGACGCAGGACACGCTCGCGCGCACCGAACAGCAGCTCTCGGACACGCAGGGGACCCTCGCCAACACGGAGCAGACCCTCTCCGAGACGCGCGGCGAACTCGAGGCCACCAGCCAGACGCTGAACGAGACGCAGACCCGCCTCGCGCAGACGGAAGAGGCCCTCTCCTCCACGCGCGGCGAGCTCGAGGCCACCAGCCAGACGCTCGCGCAGACGCAGGACACGCTCGCGCGCACCGAGCAGCAGCTCTCGCAGACGCAGGCGACGCTGGCGCAGACCGAAGGCTCGCTGGCGGAGACGCGGGGCGAGCTGGAGGCCACCAGCCAGACGCTGACCCAGACCCAGAACACGCTGGAGGAGACGCGCGACGAGCTGGGCACCACCACCGCGCAGCGCGACGCGCTCAAGCTCGAGCTGGATGAGACCCGCGGCGCGCTCCAGGACACGAACGACGCCCTGGCGAGGACCACGGGCGAGCGCGACCAGCGCACCGCCGAGCTCAAGGCCTTGGGCGAGGCGAAGGACGCCCTGGAGCAGTCCCTCACGCAGCAGATCGGCCAGCTGCGCGGAGACCTCTCCGAGACGCTGGGCAACTACGAGGCGGAACGCGCCGCGCACGAGAAGCTCGCCGCCGAGACGAGCGCGACCATCGAGGCGCTCACCGGTGAGCGCGACGGACTGCGCTCGGAGCTGGAGGCCACCAGCGAGACACTCGCGCAGGTGCAGGGCCAGCTCGCCGCCACACGGGATGCGCTGTCGCGCGAGCAGCAGGCGCACACCACCCACCGGCAGCAGGCGGCCAGCGCCCAGGCGGCGCTGGAAGGCGAACTCAACGACGCGCGAAACCACGTGGAGGAGCTAGGCGAACAGCTCACCATCACCAAGCACGAGCTGGGCGCTCGGGTGGCGGACGTCACCCAGCTGACCGCGCAGCTCGCGCAGGTGGAGGACGCGCGGGCGAACCTCAAGGAGCGTCTGGACACCCTCACCGAGGAGTCCCAGCGCCGCGAGGAGCTGCTCGAGAACGACCTGGCCACCAAGGGCAAGGAGCTGTCGGACACGCTGCGCAAGCTGACCCAGGTGACGCAGGAGAAGATGCGTCAGGCCGAGGTGCTCAACCGCGAGGTGGCCACCCGGACCGATCAGCTCAAGGCGATGGAGACCAAGCTCCAGACGCAGGCCGCCGATGCCAAGCGCCACGCGGATGGACTCGGCCAGCAGATGGCCGGGCTCAACAACCAGTTCGAGATGGCGAAGAAGGCGCTCGGCGAGCGCGAGGAGCAGCTGCGCGCGGCGGGTGCCCAGCACCAGAAGCTGGCGCAGGAGCGCGACGGCCTCGCCGGTCAGCTCCAGCAGTCCGAGGCCCGGCAACAGCAACAGGCCCAGCAGACGCAACAGGAGCGCGCGGAGGCCAAGCGTGCGTCCGACGAGCTCGCGGCGAAGCTGGCCAAGGCCGAGCAGCGCATCGCCCAGCTCACCCAGGAGGCCCAGGCGAAGGCCGCCGATGCCGACGCGAAGTCCAAGGACCTGCAGGCGCAGCTCGCCGCTCGCGCCAAGAAGGTCCAGGACCTGGAGCTCGCGCTGGAGAATGCCCAGGGCGCCAAGGCCCGCGCGGAGAAGGACCTGGCCGCGAAGGTCTCCGCCGCCGAGGGCAAGGCCAACGAGGCCGCCGCCCGCCTCGCCACCGCCCAGAAGGAGCGCAAGGACCTGGAGGCGCGGCAGCTTCGCGAAATCGAGGAGCTCAACACCAAGCAGAAGGCCGAGCTCGAGCGCCGCGACGCCATCAAGACGCAGGAAGTGACGCGCCTGCAGCAGTCCGTGCAGGAGAAGAGCAAGGCGCTCAAGGTCGCCGAGCTCGAGCTGGCTCGCTTCAAGAGCAAGTCCCCCGCCACGCCCGCGCCAGTGGCCGCCAAGGGCGCGAAGGCCGCGCCCGCGGAGGACGACGAACTGGCCCGCGCCCCGCAGGTCAACCAGACCATCCCTCCGGCCGCCGCTGCCCCCGCGAAGGCCGCGAAGCCCGCCGCCAAGGCCGCGCCCGCCGCGAAGAAGGCCGCCGCTCCCGCTCCCGCCCCCGCCATGTTGGGGAGCGACGAGTCGGAGCCCACCGACCGCACCATGGTCGTCCAGCTGCCAGTCACCACCGCGCCCAAGGAGGATGACGACTGGACGGCGCTGGTGGACGAGCTCGACAAGTAG
- a CDS encoding MoxR family ATPase: MSTPSTAEVRAFKSVADAEEQLEQVGYLPSPEIATAAFLADRMDKPILVEGPAGVGKTELARAMASALGRELIRLQCYEGLDEAKALYEWEYAKQLLYTQLLKDKIGEMVEGTSSLAEAADRLASGDAVFFSERFLLPRPILRAQLSERPALLLVDEIDKADPEFEAFLLEVLSDNAVTIPELGTFRAKHIPRVLLTSNAARELSDALKRRCLHLHIDFPDRERELRIVRARLPQVPQVLAEQVVEAVAAIRALDLKKAPSISETLDWAQSLVLLNAEQLTSDVVASTLNLVLKYEGDIEKARANLPQIAQA, translated from the coding sequence GTGAGCACCCCTTCGACGGCAGAGGTCCGCGCATTCAAGAGCGTGGCGGACGCGGAAGAGCAGCTGGAGCAGGTGGGATACCTGCCCTCCCCCGAAATCGCCACGGCGGCATTCCTGGCGGACCGGATGGACAAGCCCATCCTGGTGGAAGGCCCCGCGGGCGTGGGGAAGACGGAGCTGGCGCGCGCCATGGCGTCGGCGCTGGGCCGCGAGCTCATCCGGCTCCAGTGCTACGAAGGCCTGGACGAAGCCAAGGCCCTCTATGAGTGGGAGTACGCCAAGCAGCTGCTCTACACCCAGCTCCTCAAGGACAAGATTGGGGAGATGGTGGAGGGAACGTCCTCGCTGGCGGAGGCCGCGGACCGGCTGGCGTCCGGGGACGCCGTGTTCTTCTCCGAGCGCTTCCTCCTCCCCCGCCCCATCCTGCGCGCCCAGCTCTCCGAGCGCCCCGCGCTGCTGCTGGTGGATGAAATCGACAAGGCGGACCCCGAGTTCGAGGCCTTCCTGCTGGAGGTCCTCTCCGACAACGCCGTCACGATTCCGGAGCTGGGCACGTTCCGCGCGAAGCACATCCCGCGCGTGCTGCTTACGTCCAACGCCGCGCGCGAGCTGTCCGACGCGCTCAAGCGCCGCTGCCTCCACCTGCACATCGACTTCCCCGACCGGGAGCGAGAGCTGCGAATCGTCCGCGCGCGGCTGCCCCAGGTGCCCCAGGTGCTGGCCGAGCAGGTGGTGGAGGCCGTGGCCGCCATCCGCGCCCTCGACTTGAAGAAGGCGCCCTCCATCAGCGAGACCCTGGACTGGGCGCAGAGCCTGGTGCTCCTCAACGCGGAGCAGCTCACCTCGGACGTCGTCGCCTCCACGCTCAACCTCGTGCTCAAGTACGAGGGCGACATCGAGAAGGCCCGCGCCAACCTGCCGCAAATCGCCCAGGCGTGA
- a CDS encoding patatin-like phospholipase family protein, which translates to MLGARAPRGPGFPVLLKERFQITRPLEELELSLVRASLANPALLGEHEEAVLRTALSLARLYKIQHGGLDVGVGALLTPFRDEVERRLTPVLGGSQPPTRDRLIPHVRDLREHAARARDAVVSRLRGRVPPEALDREVRHKELVMVAGGGGGTAFVYLGVMSLLAEHGLEPKLLAGASMGAILAIMRSRMARFDPTEMINIVRGLSFRKLFRFISTESRYGLPAALRLFLRAGLGRFFGAGPEGSGLRLKDLPVPTLIAVGGIRRGMLPRPLEYYERLLGTSPLGLLNPAGVTRRLQATMGAMAELFTRPEITVRMHLGSDDATSEFDALDAAGFSSALPGVIHYDVLREDPRMHSLLDGLMAQHGVARLIDGGLVDNLPAKAAWKAVAQGRIGTRNTLILALDGFAPKLTTPFWLPLQRLAAMTVSPNLPYAHHVKRFPRTLSPLDVVPSVELASKALHFGRKALAEDLPFLRRMLAPIPHVL; encoded by the coding sequence ATGCTGGGCGCTCGCGCCCCGAGAGGCCCTGGCTTCCCCGTGCTCCTGAAGGAACGCTTTCAGATCACCCGCCCGCTCGAGGAGTTGGAGCTGTCCCTCGTGCGCGCGTCCCTGGCGAATCCCGCCCTGCTCGGCGAGCACGAAGAGGCCGTCCTGCGCACCGCGCTGTCGCTCGCGCGGCTCTACAAGATTCAGCACGGCGGGCTGGACGTGGGCGTGGGCGCCCTGCTCACGCCCTTCCGCGACGAGGTGGAGCGCCGCCTCACGCCTGTCCTCGGAGGAAGCCAACCGCCCACCAGAGACAGGCTCATCCCCCACGTGCGGGACTTGCGCGAGCACGCGGCGCGAGCGCGCGACGCGGTGGTGTCCAGGCTGCGAGGCCGCGTGCCTCCCGAGGCCCTGGACCGCGAAGTGCGCCACAAGGAGCTGGTGATGGTGGCCGGCGGAGGGGGCGGCACCGCCTTCGTCTACCTCGGCGTGATGAGCCTGCTGGCCGAGCACGGGCTGGAGCCCAAGCTGCTCGCGGGCGCGTCCATGGGCGCCATCCTCGCCATCATGCGCTCGCGCATGGCGCGCTTCGACCCCACGGAGATGATCAACATCGTCCGGGGACTCTCCTTCCGGAAGCTCTTCCGCTTCATCTCCACGGAGAGCCGCTACGGATTGCCAGCGGCGCTGCGCTTGTTCCTCCGCGCGGGGCTGGGGCGCTTCTTCGGCGCGGGCCCCGAGGGCAGCGGCCTTCGCCTCAAGGACCTGCCGGTGCCCACGCTCATCGCGGTGGGCGGCATCCGCCGAGGCATGCTCCCGCGTCCGCTCGAGTACTACGAGCGCCTCCTGGGAACGAGCCCCTTGGGTCTGCTCAACCCCGCGGGTGTCACGCGCCGCCTCCAGGCGACCATGGGCGCCATGGCGGAGCTCTTCACCCGCCCCGAAATCACCGTGCGCATGCACCTGGGCTCAGACGACGCCACCAGCGAATTCGACGCGCTGGACGCGGCCGGGTTCTCCTCCGCGCTCCCCGGCGTCATCCACTACGACGTGCTGCGCGAGGACCCGCGCATGCACTCGCTCCTGGATGGGCTCATGGCGCAGCACGGCGTGGCGCGGCTCATCGACGGAGGGCTGGTGGACAACCTCCCCGCGAAGGCCGCGTGGAAGGCCGTCGCGCAAGGCCGCATCGGCACGCGCAACACCCTCATCCTCGCGCTGGACGGCTTCGCGCCCAAGCTCACCACGCCCTTCTGGCTCCCACTCCAACGCCTGGCCGCGATGACGGTGAGCCCCAACCTCCCCTACGCGCACCACGTCAAACGCTTCCCCCGCACGCTGTCACCGCTCGACGTCGTGCCCTCGGTGGAGCTCGCGTCCAAGGCGCTCCACTTCGGCCGCAAGGCGCTCGCGGAGGACCTCCCCTTTCTGCGCCGCATGCTCGCGCCGATTCCCCACGTCCTCTGA
- a CDS encoding branched-chain amino acid transaminase — MSSTSTSVLRANQIWLDGQLVKWDEGQVHVMTHALHYGLGVFEGIRAYRTHDGRLAVFRLREHIQRLFDSAHICMLKMPFTEDQLVEACLDLLRKQKDLFANGAYLRPVAFMGDGAMGLGAVNPTRVAVTAWDWGAYLGEKGVREGIRAKVSSFTRMHVNVNMVRGKISGQYVNSILAKREAVLAGYDEAILLDISGFVAEASGENIFMVNKKGIIKTPPLSSPILDGITRDTVLKILRDSGRAVDEVTFTRDALYICNEIFFTGTAAEITPVREVDNRTVGTGKPGPIGTFVQETYFRTVRGLEPRYAEWLTYV; from the coding sequence ATGAGCTCGACCTCGACCAGCGTATTGCGTGCGAATCAAATCTGGCTCGACGGCCAATTGGTGAAATGGGACGAGGGCCAGGTCCATGTGATGACGCACGCCCTGCACTACGGGCTGGGCGTCTTCGAGGGGATTCGCGCGTACCGGACCCATGATGGACGGCTGGCCGTGTTCCGCCTGCGTGAGCACATCCAGCGGCTGTTCGACTCCGCGCACATCTGCATGTTGAAGATGCCGTTCACGGAGGACCAGCTCGTCGAGGCGTGCCTGGACCTGCTGCGCAAGCAGAAGGACCTCTTCGCCAACGGCGCGTACCTGCGGCCGGTGGCCTTCATGGGTGATGGCGCCATGGGCCTGGGCGCGGTGAACCCCACGCGCGTGGCCGTCACCGCGTGGGACTGGGGCGCGTACCTGGGGGAGAAGGGAGTTCGCGAGGGCATCCGCGCCAAGGTGAGCTCCTTCACCCGCATGCACGTCAACGTGAACATGGTGCGCGGGAAGATTTCCGGCCAGTACGTCAACTCCATCCTCGCCAAGCGCGAGGCGGTCCTAGCGGGCTACGATGAGGCCATCCTCCTGGACATCAGCGGCTTCGTCGCCGAGGCCTCCGGCGAGAACATCTTCATGGTGAACAAGAAGGGCATCATCAAGACGCCGCCCTTGTCCTCGCCCATCCTCGACGGCATCACCCGCGACACCGTCCTCAAGATTCTGCGCGACAGCGGCCGCGCCGTGGACGAGGTCACCTTCACTCGTGACGCGTTGTACATCTGTAACGAGATTTTCTTTACCGGCACCGCCGCGGAAATCACCCCCGTGCGCGAGGTGGACAACCGCACCGTGGGCACCGGCAAGCCCGGCCCCATTGGTACGTTCGTGCAGGAAACCTACTTCCGCACGGTCCGGGGCCTGGAGCCGCGCTACGCGGAGTGGCTCACCTACGTGTGA
- a CDS encoding AAA family ATPase, translating into MAPAGHVYDENPFRLENPSILDIAPPEPKSVEETGLKMGLLSDIALKFLYYAGTGTGMGIADEMRLPWPGVIEHVVDFLATEKLVDLRGGKGFGRASVEFILTEKGREYARDALTRTTYVGPAPVPIEQYNALITSQTEETPVVSQEELVAALSHLTVPAELMDKLGPAVNSGRSLFLYGPPGNGKTSLAEAVSHMFGGEVFIPHCLEIGNQIIQVHDHLLHTPVALEMGRDSGGRRQTFEMDKRWMLCRRPAVVVGGELTLETLDLIYSESTRFYEAPFQVKANGGMLLIDDFGRQKVHPTDLLNRWIVPLEKRVDFLTLHTGKKFEIPFDQLLVFSTNLDPKELVDEAFLRRIKYKIEVSNPDEESYREIFRRVCEAAGIPYVDQAVTYLVEHYYKPRTMQLRACHPRDLVGLIKDAARYRQIPPALSKDLLDQACEVFLVNL; encoded by the coding sequence ATGGCTCCCGCCGGTCACGTCTACGACGAAAATCCTTTCAGGCTTGAGAACCCATCCATCCTCGACATCGCTCCTCCCGAGCCCAAGTCGGTGGAGGAGACGGGGCTCAAGATGGGGCTGCTCTCGGATATCGCGCTGAAGTTCCTCTATTACGCGGGAACCGGCACGGGCATGGGCATCGCCGACGAGATGCGGCTGCCGTGGCCTGGCGTCATCGAGCACGTGGTGGACTTCCTCGCCACGGAGAAGCTGGTGGACCTGCGCGGCGGCAAGGGCTTTGGCCGCGCGTCGGTGGAGTTCATCCTCACGGAGAAGGGCCGCGAGTACGCGCGCGACGCGCTGACGCGCACGACGTACGTGGGGCCCGCGCCCGTCCCCATCGAGCAATACAACGCGCTCATCACCAGCCAGACCGAGGAGACGCCCGTCGTCAGCCAGGAGGAGTTGGTGGCGGCGCTCAGCCACCTCACCGTCCCCGCGGAGCTGATGGACAAGCTGGGCCCCGCGGTCAACTCCGGGCGCTCGCTGTTCCTCTATGGCCCTCCCGGAAACGGCAAGACGAGCCTCGCCGAGGCCGTCTCACACATGTTTGGCGGCGAGGTCTTCATCCCGCACTGCCTGGAGATTGGAAATCAAATCATCCAGGTGCATGACCACCTGCTGCACACGCCCGTCGCGCTGGAGATGGGCCGCGACAGTGGGGGCCGCCGGCAGACCTTCGAGATGGACAAGCGGTGGATGCTCTGCCGCAGACCCGCCGTCGTCGTCGGCGGAGAGCTCACGCTCGAGACACTGGACCTCATCTACTCGGAGAGCACCCGTTTCTACGAAGCGCCGTTCCAGGTGAAGGCCAACGGCGGGATGCTCCTCATCGACGACTTCGGCCGCCAGAAGGTCCACCCCACGGACCTGCTCAACCGCTGGATTGTCCCCCTGGAGAAACGGGTCGACTTCCTCACCCTCCACACGGGTAAGAAATTCGAAATCCCGTTTGATCAGCTTCTCGTCTTTTCCACGAATCTGGACCCGAAGGAGCTGGTGGACGAGGCCTTCCTTCGGCGCATCAAGTACAAAATCGAGGTCTCCAACCCCGACGAGGAGTCGTACCGGGAGATCTTCCGCCGGGTGTGCGAGGCGGCGGGCATCCCCTATGTGGACCAGGCCGTCACCTACCTCGTCGAGCACTACTACAAGCCCCGGACGATGCAGCTTCGAGCCTGTCATCCTCGGGATTTGGTGGGGCTCATCAAGGACGCCGCCCGCTACCGCCAGATTCCCCCGGCCCTGTCCAAGGACCTGCTCGACCAGGCGTGCGAGGTCTTCCTCGTCAATCTCTAG
- a CDS encoding Fic family protein: MKERYQDIDEKNEALREYLEIYKDKQPAREFLERFEMSWIYHDAALEGVVYTHQELMAALYPGRTSAEASMIPVVLEIRNHKAVCDFIREEAAGAKKQAQITLTTIKRMHDLFLGNTPEALAERARMERRERTEKELAKERERSGLRKDMPLHRTYFHDIHQPAKIQPALEKLVDYTASAEFREFHPIKQAATVQHNFLQIFPFTEHSGKVGRMCSNLILLRNGYMPAVIHSIDRQRYYECFRGPAAQFRTVLMDAMENSLDNGVKYFRDLGRKYKAINN, from the coding sequence GTGAAGGAACGCTACCAGGACATCGACGAGAAGAACGAGGCGCTGCGCGAGTACCTCGAGATCTACAAGGACAAGCAGCCGGCGCGTGAGTTCCTCGAGCGTTTCGAGATGTCGTGGATCTACCACGACGCCGCGTTGGAAGGCGTGGTCTACACCCATCAGGAGTTGATGGCGGCGCTGTATCCCGGACGCACCAGCGCCGAGGCCTCCATGATTCCGGTGGTGCTCGAGATTCGGAATCACAAGGCCGTCTGCGACTTCATTCGCGAGGAAGCCGCGGGCGCCAAGAAGCAGGCGCAAATCACCCTCACCACCATCAAACGCATGCACGACCTCTTCCTCGGCAACACGCCCGAGGCACTGGCCGAGCGCGCGCGCATGGAGCGCCGGGAGCGCACCGAGAAGGAACTCGCCAAGGAGCGCGAGCGCTCGGGGCTGCGCAAGGACATGCCGCTGCACCGCACGTACTTCCACGACATCCACCAGCCCGCGAAGATCCAACCCGCGCTGGAGAAGCTCGTGGACTACACGGCCAGCGCCGAGTTCCGCGAGTTCCATCCCATCAAGCAGGCCGCGACGGTTCAGCACAACTTCCTGCAGATCTTCCCGTTCACGGAGCACAGCGGGAAGGTGGGCCGCATGTGCAGCAACCTCATCCTGCTGCGCAACGGGTACATGCCCGCCGTCATCCACTCCATCGACCGACAGCGCTATTACGAGTGCTTCCGGGGCCCCGCGGCGCAGTTCCGCACGGTGCTGATGGACGCGATGGAGAACTCGCTGGACAACGGCGTCAAGTACTTCAGGGACCTGGGCCGCAAGTACAAGGCCATCAACAACTAG
- a CDS encoding DHH family phosphoesterase: MPVTQSFNSRRTQGATGGELTEPPPPRLALLSARDKLERLLQVAKGHRKALILTHDNPDPDSLAAAVALAHLLERRADVEAHVGYGGIIGRAENIAFVKVLRLPVSHVSQIDFDEYDLFGLVDTQPKVGNHSLPARLEAQLVVDHHPLREESLSAPFADVGGDFGATSTMLVEYLRAARVEPSVEVATALFYGIKADTRDLGRETTQTDIDSYLWLFPRMDKSMLAQIEHPELPVRYFQLYHTAFERAKVYGTAIVTDLEEVYSPDMVAEVAERLMFLEGTKWSLAFGTYRNQLYFSLRVKDRRMNAGRLIREIFEDYGGSSGGHGSMAGARLPLSGKAAQRKALKRELVGRFLDAFGVADERPVSLLSAQDA; encoded by the coding sequence ATGCCCGTGACTCAGTCCTTCAACAGCCGCCGTACCCAGGGAGCCACCGGGGGCGAGCTGACGGAGCCTCCGCCACCACGTCTGGCCCTCTTGTCGGCTCGCGACAAGCTGGAGCGCCTGCTCCAGGTGGCCAAGGGGCATCGCAAGGCGCTCATCCTCACCCACGACAATCCTGATCCGGACTCGCTGGCGGCCGCCGTGGCGCTCGCCCACCTGCTGGAGCGCCGGGCGGACGTGGAAGCGCATGTGGGCTACGGGGGCATCATCGGCCGCGCGGAGAACATCGCCTTCGTGAAGGTGCTGCGGCTGCCCGTCTCACACGTGTCGCAGATCGACTTCGACGAGTACGACTTGTTCGGTCTGGTGGACACCCAGCCCAAGGTGGGGAACCACTCGTTGCCCGCACGGCTGGAGGCCCAGCTGGTGGTGGACCATCACCCGCTGCGCGAGGAGAGCCTCTCCGCGCCCTTCGCCGACGTGGGCGGGGACTTCGGCGCCACGTCCACCATGCTGGTGGAGTACCTGCGCGCCGCGCGTGTGGAGCCCTCCGTCGAGGTGGCCACGGCGCTGTTCTACGGCATCAAGGCGGACACGCGCGACCTGGGCCGGGAGACGACGCAGACGGACATCGACAGCTACCTGTGGCTGTTTCCGCGCATGGACAAGTCGATGCTCGCGCAGATCGAGCACCCCGAGCTGCCGGTGCGCTACTTCCAGCTGTACCACACGGCCTTCGAGCGGGCGAAGGTGTACGGCACCGCCATCGTCACGGACCTGGAGGAGGTCTACTCCCCGGACATGGTGGCGGAGGTCGCCGAGCGGCTGATGTTCCTCGAGGGCACGAAGTGGTCGCTGGCCTTCGGAACGTACCGCAACCAGCTCTACTTCAGCCTGCGCGTGAAGGACCGGCGGATGAACGCGGGCCGGCTCATCCGCGAAATCTTCGAGGACTACGGCGGCTCGTCCGGAGGCCACGGCAGCATGGCGGGCGCGCGGCTTCCCTTGTCGGGCAAGGCGGCGCAGCGCAAGGCGCTCAAGCGCGAGCTGGTGGGCCGCTTCCTGGATGCCTTCGGCGTCGCGGACGAACGTCCCGTGTCGCTGCTCTCCGCTCAAGACGCGTGA